Proteins co-encoded in one Halodesulfovibrio sp. genomic window:
- a CDS encoding RNA polymerase sigma factor encodes METTIIARQPAAPTQCTTTAKNNTADERLVKLCLEGNQTAWNRFVADYSAIINHAVSWTLNHHGASTAAKDDVVQDIFFRLIKSECKLLQSWDSSRGSLKTWLAVVSRSAAIDFIRTDRTYLYDAIDEQPELSTEMSNLLDLPEVPFHILSTRQKSVLRCLYGEELTAVEAAQKLDIHPQTVRSIHHTALQKLRATMFH; translated from the coding sequence ATGGAAACTACTATTATTGCGAGACAGCCTGCTGCTCCTACTCAGTGCACCACAACCGCTAAAAACAATACAGCGGATGAGCGTCTTGTTAAATTATGCCTTGAGGGTAACCAAACCGCATGGAATCGTTTTGTGGCTGATTACAGCGCTATCATCAATCATGCAGTATCATGGACTCTGAATCATCATGGTGCATCAACAGCCGCAAAGGATGATGTTGTACAGGACATTTTTTTCCGCCTCATTAAATCTGAATGCAAACTCTTACAAAGCTGGGATAGCTCACGCGGTAGTTTAAAGACATGGCTTGCGGTTGTATCCCGAAGCGCAGCTATTGATTTCATCCGGACAGACCGCACTTATTTATATGATGCAATTGACGAGCAGCCAGAACTTAGCACAGAGATGTCAAACCTGCTTGATCTTCCGGAAGTGCCATTTCACATTCTTTCAACTCGGCAAAAAAGTGTTCTTCGATGCTTATACGGAGAGGAGCTTACCGCAGTAGAGGCTGCACAAAAGCTCGACATCCATCCTCAGACTGTTCGCAGCATCCACCACACGGCTCTACAAAAGCTTCGTGCGACCATGTTTCATTAA